One Verrucomicrobiia bacterium genomic region harbors:
- the cdaA gene encoding diadenylate cyclase CdaA, producing MWHIAQNGWRPAVEVLILTVGIYYALRFIRGTRGAPVVTGFLVVLLAFVLVSSLLKLKVLQYLLGAFSAFFVLAVLVIFQPELRRMLAELGKFPLFATAHEQRENIEIIIQTVERLADVRIGALIAIEQTIHLQEAVESGIVVDCEATPEMLETIFFPNNAIHDGGVILKGDRIACAACIFPLTQRQDLNKSLGTRHRAAIGLSEETDAVVVVVSEETGAVSYAFNGQLVRGVTSEELRAFLTSVLVTPTARSRNLMGWVRSWRGERAPSAPVALVRTDTPEAPSAPTTSTSTTIAK from the coding sequence ATGTGGCACATTGCACAGAACGGTTGGCGGCCCGCAGTCGAGGTCTTGATCCTGACTGTGGGCATCTACTACGCCTTGCGTTTCATCCGCGGCACGCGGGGGGCGCCGGTCGTCACCGGCTTCCTGGTGGTTCTCCTGGCTTTCGTGCTGGTGAGTTCGTTGCTCAAGCTCAAAGTCCTCCAGTACCTCTTGGGCGCTTTTTCCGCCTTCTTCGTTTTGGCTGTGCTGGTGATCTTCCAGCCCGAATTGCGCCGGATGCTGGCTGAGTTGGGGAAGTTTCCTTTGTTTGCCACCGCGCACGAGCAGCGGGAGAATATCGAGATTATTATTCAAACTGTCGAGCGCCTGGCCGATGTGCGCATCGGCGCGCTGATTGCCATCGAGCAAACCATCCATCTCCAGGAGGCGGTCGAATCCGGCATCGTCGTGGACTGCGAGGCCACCCCGGAGATGCTCGAGACAATTTTTTTTCCAAATAACGCGATTCACGATGGCGGGGTGATCCTGAAGGGAGACCGGATTGCATGCGCTGCTTGTATCTTTCCCCTGACGCAGCGGCAGGACCTGAACAAATCGCTGGGCACCCGGCACCGGGCGGCCATCGGACTGAGCGAGGAAACCGACGCGGTGGTGGTGGTGGTCTCCGAAGAGACCGGCGCGGTCTCCTATGCTTTCAACGGTCAATTGGTCCGGGGCGTAACTTCCGAAGAACTGCGCGCGTTTCTGACATCGGTGCTGGTTACCCCGACAGCGCGCTCGCGCAATTTGATGGGGTGGGTCCGCTCCTGGCGGGGCGAGCGCGCTCCCTCGGCCCCCGTG
- the folP gene encoding dihydropteroate synthase — protein sequence MKLRAGQFEFSFPRPALVMGIVNVTPDSFSDGGHFFEPQAAADHALRLAEEGADLIDIGGESSRPRAVPVGEQEELRRVMPVLERLKGRLKVPISIDTVKPGVAREALRAGASIINDIGANRTDPAMWRLAAESGSGYICVHMQGTPQTMQLNPCYTDVVGEVESFFFQHLEQLRHCGVGQEQIILDPGIGFGKTLENNLELLAAVKRFGRLERPLLLGVSRKSFLSKLPGARPGAPLAGALACACLAVEAGASIIRAHEVAETAQALGAAQAVLRKRKE from the coding sequence GTGAAGCTTCGCGCCGGCCAATTCGAGTTCTCCTTCCCCCGCCCTGCGCTGGTGATGGGGATTGTCAATGTGACTCCGGACTCCTTTTCCGATGGGGGCCATTTTTTTGAGCCGCAAGCGGCTGCCGACCATGCTTTGCGACTGGCCGAGGAAGGGGCGGACCTGATTGATATTGGAGGCGAATCCTCCCGTCCGCGAGCGGTCCCGGTGGGGGAGCAGGAAGAATTGCGGCGGGTGATGCCGGTGTTGGAGCGGCTGAAAGGCCGGCTCAAGGTCCCCATCTCAATTGATACGGTCAAGCCGGGGGTTGCCCGAGAGGCGCTGCGGGCCGGGGCCAGCATCATTAATGATATCGGCGCCAACCGAACGGACCCGGCGATGTGGCGCCTGGCCGCAGAGAGCGGCTCGGGTTATATTTGTGTGCATATGCAAGGAACGCCTCAAACGATGCAGCTTAACCCCTGTTACACCGATGTTGTCGGGGAGGTAGAGTCCTTTTTTTTTCAGCATTTGGAACAATTGCGCCATTGCGGAGTGGGGCAGGAACAAATTATACTTGATCCAGGCATCGGCTTCGGCAAGACACTCGAGAATAACCTCGAGCTGCTGGCAGCGGTGAAGCGGTTTGGGCGCCTGGAACGGCCCTTGCTGCTGGGGGTCTCGCGCAAGTCATTTTTGAGCAAGTTGCCAGGGGCCCGGCCCGGGGCGCCGCTAGCGGGGGCTCTGGCCTGCGCGTGCCTGGCTGTTGAGGCAGGGGCGAGCATCATCCGGGCCCACGAAGTTGCGGAGACGGCGCAGGCACTTGGCGCGGCGCAGGCCGTGCTGCGGAAACGCAAAGAATAA
- a CDS encoding VOC family protein: protein MSKARKLLHTRYRVDDLEKTVKFYREALGLEEVRRHKSPRGSELVFLKAPESEELIELCHFPAGGPVKVQPDLTHLAFEVDSLEAFGKHLAGLGIKYSDGPHLKPDGGGIAFIDAPEGYEVELIQMAKSGPDY, encoded by the coding sequence ATGAGCAAAGCAAGGAAACTTCTGCACACGCGTTATCGGGTCGATGACCTGGAAAAAACCGTCAAATTCTACCGGGAGGCGCTTGGACTCGAGGAAGTGCGCCGACACAAATCGCCGCGCGGGTCGGAATTGGTGTTCCTCAAAGCGCCAGAGAGCGAAGAACTAATCGAGTTGTGCCATTTTCCGGCGGGAGGTCCCGTCAAGGTTCAGCCGGATTTGACTCACCTGGCATTTGAAGTGGACAGCCTGGAGGCTTTCGGCAAACACCTGGCCGGCCTTGGAATAAAGTATTCGGATGGGCCACACCTCAAACCGGACGGCGGCGGGATAGCTTTTATAGATGCGCCGGAGGGTTATGAGGTGGAATTGATTCAGATGGCCAAATCGGGCCCGGACTATTGA
- a CDS encoding Gfo/Idh/MocA family oxidoreductase gives MKSIINRRLFLKRSLATAGTLSASHLLSFPNLLAQDAGRKLNCAQIGCGGRAMTHLDWLVNESKDNVVALVDPDERRHAVVKRWLQKKGQDPDKVEVFTDYRVMFDKIGKSIDAAFIATPNHHHAPASILAMEAGKAVYCEKPLTHDIAEARRVRQMAAQSKAPAQMGNQGHCEDGYRRLCEFVWGGVIGNITETHSWTDRANGGAGPRPPALPVPTGLHWEEWIGPAPFRPFQSDLHPHEWHGWYDFGNGSLGNMGCHVLDGVFWALKIEHPTSIEAEEMRDGSDERYPTGARIRFDIPARGGMPPAKVYWYEGLKKDAPLSAASGGLHAAKGKARNLPPLLLELVKQYPDDELDSSDSGTLYVGEKGIIYTATYGGKMHLVPRDKMTSIKQPPRTLPRPKNIITDFLTAVREGKKETSAPFDYGARLTEFTLLGNLAEHAGAGNKIEWDGPGMRVTNSPPAEAWVKRAYREGWMI, from the coding sequence ATGAAATCTATTATAAATCGCCGCTTGTTTCTCAAACGCTCTCTCGCAACGGCTGGCACCCTCTCCGCCAGCCATTTGTTGAGTTTCCCAAATCTGCTGGCCCAAGATGCCGGCAGAAAATTGAATTGCGCGCAGATCGGGTGCGGCGGACGGGCGATGACCCACCTGGATTGGCTGGTCAACGAGAGCAAGGACAATGTGGTGGCCCTGGTCGATCCCGACGAGAGGCGCCACGCGGTCGTCAAGCGGTGGCTTCAGAAGAAGGGGCAGGACCCGGACAAGGTCGAGGTCTTTACTGATTACCGGGTCATGTTCGATAAAATCGGCAAGAGCATCGACGCAGCCTTTATTGCCACTCCCAACCACCACCACGCCCCAGCCTCCATTCTCGCCATGGAAGCCGGCAAGGCCGTTTATTGCGAGAAACCGCTTACCCACGATATCGCCGAAGCCCGCCGGGTCCGCCAAATGGCCGCCCAATCCAAAGCCCCCGCTCAAATGGGCAACCAGGGCCATTGCGAGGACGGTTACCGTCGTCTTTGTGAATTTGTTTGGGGCGGCGTCATAGGCAACATTACCGAGACCCATAGCTGGACCGACCGCGCCAATGGCGGCGCCGGGCCGCGCCCGCCCGCGCTGCCTGTTCCAACCGGGTTGCACTGGGAGGAGTGGATCGGGCCGGCCCCATTCCGTCCGTTTCAAAGCGACCTGCACCCGCACGAATGGCACGGGTGGTACGATTTCGGCAACGGCTCCCTTGGCAACATGGGCTGCCACGTCCTGGACGGGGTCTTCTGGGCTCTGAAAATCGAGCATCCCACCTCGATTGAGGCCGAAGAGATGCGCGACGGCAGCGATGAGCGGTATCCCACGGGCGCTCGAATTCGCTTTGATATCCCCGCGCGCGGGGGCATGCCGCCCGCAAAGGTGTATTGGTACGAGGGTTTGAAGAAAGACGCCCCGTTGAGCGCCGCCAGCGGTGGCTTGCACGCCGCCAAGGGAAAGGCGCGTAACCTGCCTCCCTTGCTGCTTGAATTGGTCAAGCAGTACCCCGACGATGAACTCGATTCCAGCGATAGCGGCACGCTTTATGTGGGCGAAAAGGGCATCATCTATACAGCCACCTACGGCGGCAAGATGCACCTGGTGCCCAGGGACAAAATGACCTCAATCAAGCAGCCGCCCCGGACCTTGCCGCGCCCTAAAAACATCATCACCGATTTCCTCACTGCGGTTCGCGAAGGCAAAAAAGAGACCTCCGCCCCCTTTGACTACGGCGCCCGTCTGACCGAGTTTACATTGCTTGGAAACCTGGCCGAACACGCAGGCGCCGGGAACAAGATTGAGTGGGACGGCCCCGGGATGCGAGTTACCAACTCACCCCCAGCGGAGGCTTGGGTCAAACGCGCCTACCGCGAGGGTTGGATGATTTAG
- a CDS encoding thioredoxin family protein: protein MKKIAVGLLACWVAWQAGAAEGQWLTDLSKAQAQAKEQNKLVLMDFNGSDWCPPCKALRKNVFSSQDFLDYAKNHLVLVDVDFPHEKKQSAEQKKANEKLAQKYSIEGFPTVVVLNSDGKQLKKRVGYGGESPKEFIAELQKLQTEG, encoded by the coding sequence ATGAAAAAGATAGCAGTCGGATTGCTTGCCTGCTGGGTCGCATGGCAGGCCGGGGCGGCGGAAGGCCAGTGGCTGACGGATTTATCCAAAGCCCAGGCTCAGGCCAAGGAACAAAACAAACTGGTGCTGATGGACTTCAATGGTTCTGATTGGTGCCCTCCGTGCAAGGCCCTGCGGAAGAACGTCTTTTCCTCGCAGGACTTCCTGGATTACGCCAAAAATCACCTCGTTCTGGTGGACGTCGATTTCCCCCACGAGAAGAAGCAAAGCGCCGAGCAGAAAAAAGCCAATGAAAAACTGGCTCAAAAATACAGCATCGAGGGATTCCCAACCGTCGTCGTATTGAACAGCGACGGCAAGCAATTAAAAAAGAGGGTCGGCTACGGCGGAGAAAGCCCGAAGGAATTTATTGCCGAGCTGCAGAAGCTTCAGACCGAGGGCTAA
- a CDS encoding dihydroorotase produces MNSLLLTGGRVIDPANHFDSVADLLLAEGKVSAIGPEAAAKAGAGTARMDARNLVVCPGLIDLHVHLREPGQAAKETIATGTAAAARGGFTSVVCMPNTSPAIDNPGSVALIHELAADQGKVNVFVAGAITRSIAGEELAPIGSLKKAGVVAITDDGHCVQNNELMRRALEYARMFDLPVMDHCQDYSLVTDGVMHEGYWSTALGLRGWPSAGEEMMVARNILLAETTGSLVHCQHLSAAGSARLLREAKKRGVPISGEACPHYFTLTDAAVAGSEKFWDADGQGIVGEDRGARPAWPCYDTRLKMNPPLRSARDREAIIEALADGTIDVLCSDHAPHCDYEKEVEFDYAPFGITGLETELALALMQLYHAKRLGLSELIAKFTVAPSHLLRLSKGTLTPGADADVTVFDPDRRWTFDKTSTASKGLNSPFYGWPLTGKAVATIVGGKTVWTEGNTL; encoded by the coding sequence ATGAACTCGCTGCTTCTGACCGGCGGCCGGGTAATCGACCCGGCCAATCACTTCGATTCGGTGGCCGATCTCCTTTTAGCCGAAGGCAAGGTGTCCGCCATTGGTCCTGAGGCCGCCGCAAAAGCCGGGGCTGGCACAGCCCGCATGGATGCTCGGAACCTGGTAGTTTGTCCGGGGTTGATAGATTTGCATGTTCATCTGCGCGAGCCCGGCCAGGCCGCCAAGGAAACCATCGCCACCGGCACAGCGGCCGCTGCGCGCGGGGGATTTACGTCGGTCGTTTGCATGCCCAACACCTCACCGGCGATTGATAATCCCGGGAGCGTTGCCCTGATTCATGAACTGGCTGCCGACCAGGGAAAAGTGAACGTATTCGTTGCCGGCGCCATCACCCGCAGCATAGCCGGCGAGGAATTGGCCCCGATTGGCTCCCTGAAGAAGGCGGGAGTCGTGGCGATTACCGATGACGGGCATTGCGTCCAGAACAACGAACTGATGCGCCGAGCGCTGGAATATGCGCGGATGTTTGACTTGCCCGTAATGGACCATTGCCAGGATTACTCCCTGGTCACCGACGGCGTGATGCACGAAGGCTACTGGAGCACCGCCTTGGGCTTGCGCGGCTGGCCTTCAGCAGGCGAGGAGATGATGGTCGCGCGCAATATTCTCCTGGCCGAAACGACCGGCTCACTCGTGCATTGCCAGCACCTCAGCGCCGCCGGCAGCGCGCGGCTGTTGCGCGAGGCAAAAAAACGCGGCGTGCCCATCTCCGGTGAGGCCTGTCCCCATTATTTTACCCTCACGGATGCGGCTGTGGCCGGAAGCGAAAAATTCTGGGATGCGGACGGCCAGGGGATTGTTGGAGAGGATCGAGGCGCGCGTCCGGCATGGCCTTGCTATGATACGCGTTTGAAAATGAACCCGCCCTTGCGCTCGGCGCGGGACCGCGAAGCCATCATCGAGGCCTTGGCTGATGGCACCATTGATGTTCTGTGCAGCGATCATGCGCCTCATTGTGATTACGAGAAAGAGGTTGAGTTCGACTACGCCCCCTTTGGCATCACCGGGTTGGAGACCGAACTGGCTTTGGCCCTGATGCAGTTGTACCACGCCAAGCGTCTCGGCCTATCCGAACTGATAGCCAAGTTCACCGTGGCCCCTTCTCACCTGTTACGCTTATCCAAAGGCACCCTCACCCCAGGGGCTGATGCCGATGTGACCGTGTTCGATCCGGACCGGCGATGGACATTTGACAAAACCTCGACCGCGAGCAAGGGTCTAAACAGCCCTTTCTATGGGTGGCCATTAACGGGCAAGGCCGTGGCGACCATTGTTGGGGGGAAAACAGTCTGGACCGAAGGGAACACATTATGA